The genomic interval ATAAAGTGATTTCGTATCTTAGAAAAGAAAAGTACTCAGTAGGCGTTATTGCAATCGATCCAACTAGTCCATTTAGTGGTGGTTCATTTTTGGGTGACAGAATAAGAATGAAGACTCATTTTTTGGACGAAAAAGTGTTTATCCGAAGTATGGGGAGTGGTTCAAGTCTTGGTGGATTGAATGAAAGCATTTTCGATGTTATAAAGTTGATGGACGCATTTGGGTTTGATTATGTTTTGGTTGAAACTGTAGGTGCTGGGCAAAGTGAAATTGATATAGTTTATGTTTCAGATGTTGTTGTGCTAGTTTTATCGCCAGGTTCAGGAGATGATATTCAATTTTTAAAATCCGGAATTATGGAAATAGGAGATATTTATGTTATCAATAAAGCTGATCTTGAGGGTGCGGATTATTTAAAAGCAAGACTCGAAGCTACTTTTTCACTTTCAAACATAAAAAAACCAATTATTAAAACGATTGCTACATCTGGTATAGGTGTTGATGATCTTGTAGAAAACATCCAAAAGGTTTTAGAACAGTTTTATAAAAATGGTGAGATTAGGAAAAGAAATGAACGTAGATTGAAAAAACATGCTGAGGCCATTTTGATTAGAAAAATTCAAGAATGTGTAGATAATGTGAAAAAGGTCGAAAGTGTAGAAGGTATTATCAATGAGGTTTTAAAGAACATTTGTAACAAGTGATATAATTTTTTAATTAGGGGGGATAGTATGAAAAAAGTGATAGTAGCTTTAATGATCTTATTAGCAATATTATCTTTTTCTCTGAATTTTAAATCGTTACAATTTAAGGTTGTTGAAGCCAAATTTCTAACAGCTAGGAGTTTTCATAATGCAGCTCATATGAAAGAAGTCATAGATGTTTTAGAAGAAAATTTGCAAGAGGATACAGATATATACACATTGTTAGCAGAAGCGTATATGGAATATGGACTTTGGGGAGTGGAAGGTGAGAAAAAAGAAGAGATGTATGAAAAGGCCTTGGAATATGCAAAAAAAGCGATTGAGTTGGATGAAACTAATGGAAGAGCTTACTATGTAGCTGGAGCTACCATTGGAAGGTTGGCTCAATTCAAAGGAATAGTTAAAAGTCTATTTATGCTTGGAGATTTTGATAATTATATTGACAAAGCGATTGAATTGTTGGATGATAATTTTTATAAAGGATTGGCTTATCTTGCAAAAGGGATGAGATACAGAGATGTTCCCTGGCCATTGAATAACTATAAGAAGTCGGAGGCTTATTTACTGAAAGCCCTCGATTTTTTACCAAACTATCCTAATATACATTTAGAATTAGGGAAATTATACGAGAAATGGGGTAAAAAGGAACTAGCAATAAAGGAATTGAATATAGTACTTGAAAGTCTTCCTCATCCATTGTTAATAAAAACTCATGAAGAAGCAAAGGCTGAGGCAGAAGAAATTTTAAAAAGATTGAAGTGAGGTGCTTATGTGGCAATAATCAAAAAAATTCGTATACCTGAGGACATTATTATAGTTGAAGTTTTTGGACAATACGATAATAGAATTAGATATCTTAGAAAGAGGTTCAACTTAGACATAACTATTAAAGGAAATGAAGTGGTAATAAAAGGAGAAGATAGTGAAAACGTTGAAATTGCTGAGAGTATTATTCAAGAGATGATTAATATTACTAGAGATGGGCATTTAATTGACAAACAAGAGTTTGAATATTTAGTAGATGAAAAGGAGATAGAAAAAAGTTCAAAAGTATTAACGGATGTAGTTACTAAAACAATAGCAAGAGGTAGAGTTAAACCTAAAACCCAGGGGCAAAAGAGATATATTGAAGCCATAGAGAAAAATGATATAGTTTTTTCAATAGGTCCAGCTGGTACGGGAAAGACTTATCTTGCGTCAGCATTAGCAATTGATTATTTAAGATCCGGAAAGGTAAACAGAATAATTTTAACTAGACCTGCAGTTGAAGCTGGCGAAAAATTAGGTTTTCTTCCTGGCGATCTTGCTGAGAAAGTTGATCCGTATTTAAGACCTTTATTTGATGCACTTATGGATATGTTGCCGTTAGAAAAATTTATTTCCTATAGAGAAAGAAATATTATAGAAATAGCACCACTTGCTTATATGCGTGGCAGAACTTTGAATAATGCTTTTATTATTCTTGATGAAGCACAAAATACAACTTATGAACAAATGAAAATGTTTCTAACAAGAATTGGATTTAATTCAAAAGCGGTTATAACTGGTGATATTACTCAGATAGATATAAAAGAGCATTCAGGTCTAGTTATAGCCCAGAAAATATTGAGTGGAATAGAAGGAATAAGCTTTGTTTACTTAACTGAAGCTGATGTTGTCAGACATCCATTAGTTAAAAAAATTATCAAAGCATATGAAAATTATGAAAAGGGAGTAAAAAAACAGGATGAATGAATTTTTTAAAAGGTTAAACTCGAGATCTTTTGAAGGATTATTGGTATCGATTGTTGCAGTTTTAATATTTAATATTTTTGATTTTGAAATATCAACATCATTTAACGAGTTTGTATTGTTAATTTTTATTTGGTATTTAGTTATTGAATTATTGTTGAAAAGTATTTATTATTTTAAATTACATGTAATTTATAGGATAACTTTTTATTTGCTATTCCTTTTGGGAATTTTAATAACTTATCCTTTCGTCATAAAGTTTGATTTTATGCTTTCACCATTTTTGATTACCAGTTTGCTTTTAACACTTTTGATGTCTTATGAAATTGGTATAGCGGCTGGAATGTTACAAAGCCTTTTAATAGCTTTTCATTCAAATAACTTTTATATATTGTTGTTTTTTGTTCCACAAATAATTTTTATGAATTTTCTTATAAGAAATGTCAATAGAAGAATAGAAGTTGCAAAGGCTGCATTGTATACATCTATTCTTGCTGTTATTATATTGTTATTTAATCCAAAATATCTAAATGTTTATCATTTAACAATTTCGTTTTTAAATCCATTCATTTCAACAGTTCTTATTCTAGGGCTCCTGCCATATATTGAATATTTTACAAGAATATATTCTAACATTGGTTTATCAGAACTTGCAAATATGAATCATCCTTTGTTGAAAAAACTCTCTATACAGGCTCCTGGGACATATTATCACAGTATTATGGTTGCTACGCTTGCAGAAGCTGCAGCTGAAAGAATAGGAATAAATTCGACTTTTACCAGAGTAGCTTCTTATTTTCACGATATTGGTAAAATAATTAGACCTTACTTTTTTGTCGAGAATCTTCCAGAAGATGCTGAAAACCCTCACGATAAGGTTAGCCCATTTTTGAGTCATATCATTTTGGAGGATCACATAAAATCAGGAATAGAGCTTGCTAGAAAATATAGGTTACCGTTAAGAATTGAATTTATAATTCCGCAGCATCACGGAACTAGAGTTCAAAAGTATTTCTATCACAAAGCAAAAAAGATAGAACCAGATACTTCAGAAGATGCATTTAAATATCCTGGGCCTAAACCACAATTTAAAGAAGCAGGGATAATAATGCTTGCTGATAGTGTAGAAGCAGCATTAAAGAGTATAAAATCATCAAGTTATCAAAGTATAAAAGAAGTGGTTGAAAAAATAGTATCTGGGATATACAATGAAAGGCAATTGGATGAATCGGGATTAAACTTAAAAGAGTTAGAGTTAATTGTTGAGGAATTTATTAAAGTGATTGTAAATATTACTAAGGTTAGGGTTGAGTATCCTAAGGAGGATATTCAAAAGGTGGTGCAAATCGATGATATACAATGAAAATTTTGAATACGATGAGAAATTTCTGGAAATCATGAATGAAGTTTTAAAAGAAGAGTTGAAGAAGGAAGTGAACGTAGGTTTAGTTTTTGTAGATAGAGATGAAATCGAAAAATTGAACAAGGAATACAGGCGGATGGAAGGCCCTACAGATGTTCTTACTTTTGTTTACGGTGATGAAGATCTTTATGCAGAAGTTTTTGTTTGCGAAGAAATTGTCAGAGAAAATGCAGAAAAGTTTTTAAGTAGCTTTGAGGATGAATTATTGACTGTCTTAATACATGCCGCTTTACATGTTGCGGGGTATGATCACGAATACGACACTTCAAAATCTGAAGAAATGTTTAGAAAGCAGGAATATTATCTAAGAAAGTATAAAGATAATTAGAATATTGAGGTTATTTCATGTCATTCCTATGGATATCACTCCGAATTTTGCTTTTAAGTTTTGAAAGAATTACTGGGAAAAAGATAGTTGAAAATCAATCAGTTATAACCGCTTCTTGGGGGTTTTTTAGTTTTTCTTTATTAACATTGTTACCATTTTTGAATAAGGTTAATTTAGATATTATAAAAGTATCCTTCATTAGTGGAACTATTTACTTTTTTTCATTCTTCCTCTATATGTATGCACTCTCCAATGAAGATGTTTCAGTTGTAGCCCCTCTTTACAATATTAATGCTATTTTCCTGATTTTTGTTGCATTTATCTTTTTAAGTGAGAAGGTAACTGTAAATAAACTTTTGGGAAGTATAATGATGGTGTATGGAGTTTCTTATCTAAAAAAATCTGGAAGTTTTATGAAATCTTATGTAAATATCTTAAAAAGTAAAGGGGCTTTTGCAATGATAATTTCTTCAATGCTAATTGCAGTAGGTAGAACTGTCGATGGTTTTTTAACTATACACAGATACTATGATCCAATTGGGTATTCCATTGGTGTGTATTTAACAATGACTTTATATTTTTTTATTGCTAGTTTTATAAAAGAAAAAAGTATAAAAAACTATGTTGTTTTTATAAAAAACAAATGGATGTATTTGATTGGAGGAGGATTTTGCAATGCATACGCCTATATATTTCTTTTAAAAGCCTTTAAGTATATCGATGTAAGTATAGCAGAACCACTTTCTATGGTTTCTGCTTTAGTTTCTATAATTTTCGTGTATATCTTTTTCAAGGAGAAAATTAAGCTTAGATTTATTGGAACTGTTTTCTTGATTTTAGGAGCGTTTGTAATATATAGAAAAGTTGTATAATATTTGGTGAACTTAGGGAGTGATTGGTGTGAGAAAAATACGTTTAGGGATAGTGGGTTGTGGTATAGCTGCTAAGGAACTTCATTGGCCAATTTTGAAAGAGTTAAGGGACAAGTTTGAAATAACGGCTGTGAATAGTAGAACCAGAAAACATGCAGAAGAATTTGCAAAGTTAGTAGGCTCACCTGAAATTTTCGATACATATGAAGAGCTTTTAGATTCTGGAGTTATTGAAGCTGTTGATTTAACTATTCCAATCGAACTAAATGTTCAGTTTACCGAAAAAGCTATACTTAAAAATATTCATGTAATATGTGAAAAGCCAATCTCTACTGATGTTGAAACTGGTAAAATATTGGTAAATTTAGCTAAACAAACTGATAAAGTAATCTACATTGCAGAAAACTGGAGACATATAAAAAAATATTATAAAGTAAAAGAAGTTCTATCGAAAATAGGTAAGCCTTTATACTTTAATTGGAAAATTTGGATAGGAATGGATAGAAATAATAAATATGCGCAAACAGAATGGAGAAAAACCCCAAAACATATTGGAGGTTTTCTATCAGATGGTGGTGTTCATCATGTGGCTGCTATGAGATTAATATTTGGTGATATTAAATGGGTTTCAGCAATTACTAAAAAACATGCTAGTTTTTTAGGTGGTCCCGATTTTTTGGAGGCAGTATTTGAATTTGAAAATCAAGTTGTTGGAAATTATACGGTTTCATATGCTATAAAATCTGAGGAAACTTTTGAAGTCATTGGCACAATAGGAAAGATCAAATTAGAAGGAAATAAAATTATAGTAAATGATGAAATAATTGAAGTGGAAGAAAATATGGGGTATAAAGAAGAATTCGAGGATTTTTATGAAATTATACTAGGTGTTCGTAAAAATGAACTCGGTTCTCCTGAAGAAGCTTTAAAAGATTTAGCGTTTTTTGAAGCGGCGTTAAAATCTAATGGGGACAGAATAGATTTAACTTCATTGTTATAGGAGGTGGTTTATCATAATCACTGCAGTAATTAATGCTATAGCCGTTGTAATCGGTAGTACGATAGGTATTTTGTTAAAAAGGGGTTTACCAGAAAGAATAAAAAAAATACTATTTTACGCGGTTGGACTTTCAACTGTTGGACTTGGTATTACAATGATTTTAAAAGTAAATAATTTTTTGATAGTCCTTGGTTCTATGGCACTGGGTGGAATAATAGGTGAAATTATCGATATTGAAAATTTTCTGAGAAAGGTTGGAAATTCTATTAAGGAAGGAGATTTTTCTACTGGTTTTGTGGCTTCTTCTCTACTCTTTCTTGTAGGGCCTATGACAATAGTTGGTTCAATTACTGCGGGTTTAACTGGTGATGGTTCAATAATATACATGAAATCACTTTTAGATGGAATTTCCTCTGTTGTTTTAGCTTCGGTGTATGGTTTAGGAGTAATGTTATCTTCACTATCAGTTTTAATAATACAAGGAGTTATTGTTTTTTCTTCTTCGAAACTTTCTTTCCTAACTCAGGAAGTTTACCTTAACGACTTGATTGCTGTTGGAGGATTGATGGTATTAGGAATAGGTTTGAAAATACTTGAAATTAAAGATACAAAAATAGGTAATTTTTTACCTGCATTGTTTGTCTCACCATTTCTTGTATTTATAGTGTCTAAATTTTAGGGGTGCATAAAATGTTAATTAATGTTGCTGGTGTTGGAAAAGTAACAAGCGCTTTACTATTTAATTTGAAAGATAAAGTTGAAATTGGCTATGTGCTTTCGAGGAATAAAAGAAAAGCGGAAAAATTATGTGAAGAAATGGGTCAAGGAACACCAGTAGATTATAATGATAGTTTTAAGTTTGAAGGAATTCTTTTTGTTGGATATCCAGATTCAATATTACCTGAAGCATCTAGCATATTAAAAAAGTATGTTAACGAAAAGACCATTGAAGTTATCCATTTTAGTGGTTATTTTTCATCAAATATTTTTCCAACAAATTGGAATCCTGCGTCTGTACATCCAAATTGTCCTGTTTTAGGAAAAGAAACGAACTTGAAAAATGTTGTGTTTGGGATAGAAGGGAATTTGGAAGTTGCAAAAAAAATAGTTTCTTTATTAGGTGGAGAATATTTTATAATTCCCCCTGAATCAAAAACATATTATCATTTAGCAGCTGTATTGATTAGCAACTTTTCATTAGCTTTAGCATATCTTTCAGAAAAGTTATATGAACAAGGAAAAATTTCTAAAGAAAAATTTTCTCGTGTAGTTGAGAGTTTATTAAATAATATGGTTGAGAATATAAAGAAAAACGGGACCGTAGAGTCTATAACTGGTCCCATTGCAAGGAAAGATTATAATATTGTGAGAAAAGAAAGAGAACTTTTTTGCAAAACTTTTCCAGAGTATTGTGGTTTATACGATAAATTTATTCATATCATACTCTCAATGAAGGAAAAAAAGTAGTTAGACAATTTTTCAATATTTCTTTCTGCTTCTTCCTTTATTTTTGAATTTGTCATTACATATGCCTTTAGTTTGGGTTCGGTTCCTGAGGGTCTTACATATATTTTTCCCTCGTCAAAAACGATTTTAAGAGTTTCGTTAGGTAAGATGCCATCTATTCCTTTTGAATAGTCGATTATTTTTTTTGCTGATTTGGGAAGTGTACCATTTTTGATCTTTTCATATAATTCTTTTGCAATCTTAATATCTTTGAATTTAAAGTTAAGGAGTTTTTCATAGTAATAGCCATACTTAGCATACAATTCTTCCAGTGTTTCAATTAAATCATTATTTTTGGCACTTACAGCTACAAGTGCAGAACCAATAACTCCATCTTTGTCTCTAGCATGGTTTCCAGTAAGGTAACCACAACTTTCTTCAAAACCGAATAAGAAACTCAGTTTACTTTTTTCAATAAGGTCACCTATAAATTTAAAACCTGTTGGAGTTTCATAGACTTTTACGTTTTTTTCGGAACACATTGGCTTTACCATATCTGTAGTAACAATGGTTTTAATAACCATTGAATTATGTTGTGCTTTCTCTAAAAGAAGATTCGTTAATATAACTCCAACTTGAT from Thermosipho atlanticus DSM 15807 carries:
- a CDS encoding PhoH family protein, encoding MIKKIRIPEDIIIVEVFGQYDNRIRYLRKRFNLDITIKGNEVVIKGEDSENVEIAESIIQEMINITRDGHLIDKQEFEYLVDEKEIEKSSKVLTDVVTKTIARGRVKPKTQGQKRYIEAIEKNDIVFSIGPAGTGKTYLASALAIDYLRSGKVNRIILTRPAVEAGEKLGFLPGDLAEKVDPYLRPLFDALMDMLPLEKFISYRERNIIEIAPLAYMRGRTLNNAFIILDEAQNTTYEQMKMFLTRIGFNSKAVITGDITQIDIKEHSGLVIAQKILSGIEGISFVYLTEADVVRHPLVKKIIKAYENYEKGVKKQDE
- a CDS encoding Gfo/Idh/MocA family protein, with product MRKIRLGIVGCGIAAKELHWPILKELRDKFEITAVNSRTRKHAEEFAKLVGSPEIFDTYEELLDSGVIEAVDLTIPIELNVQFTEKAILKNIHVICEKPISTDVETGKILVNLAKQTDKVIYIAENWRHIKKYYKVKEVLSKIGKPLYFNWKIWIGMDRNNKYAQTEWRKTPKHIGGFLSDGGVHHVAAMRLIFGDIKWVSAITKKHASFLGGPDFLEAVFEFENQVVGNYTVSYAIKSEETFEVIGTIGKIKLEGNKIIVNDEIIEVEENMGYKEEFEDFYEIILGVRKNELGSPEEALKDLAFFEAALKSNGDRIDLTSLL
- a CDS encoding tetratricopeptide repeat protein, giving the protein MKKVIVALMILLAILSFSLNFKSLQFKVVEAKFLTARSFHNAAHMKEVIDVLEENLQEDTDIYTLLAEAYMEYGLWGVEGEKKEEMYEKALEYAKKAIELDETNGRAYYVAGATIGRLAQFKGIVKSLFMLGDFDNYIDKAIELLDDNFYKGLAYLAKGMRYRDVPWPLNNYKKSEAYLLKALDFLPNYPNIHLELGKLYEKWGKKELAIKELNIVLESLPHPLLIKTHEEAKAEAEEILKRLK
- a CDS encoding DUF2520 domain-containing protein, with amino-acid sequence MLINVAGVGKVTSALLFNLKDKVEIGYVLSRNKRKAEKLCEEMGQGTPVDYNDSFKFEGILFVGYPDSILPEASSILKKYVNEKTIEVIHFSGYFSSNIFPTNWNPASVHPNCPVLGKETNLKNVVFGIEGNLEVAKKIVSLLGGEYFIIPPESKTYYHLAAVLISNFSLALAYLSEKLYEQGKISKEKFSRVVESLLNNMVENIKKNGTVESITGPIARKDYNIVRKERELFCKTFPEYCGLYDKFIHIILSMKEKK
- a CDS encoding HDIG domain-containing metalloprotein; its protein translation is MNEFFKRLNSRSFEGLLVSIVAVLIFNIFDFEISTSFNEFVLLIFIWYLVIELLLKSIYYFKLHVIYRITFYLLFLLGILITYPFVIKFDFMLSPFLITSLLLTLLMSYEIGIAAGMLQSLLIAFHSNNFYILLFFVPQIIFMNFLIRNVNRRIEVAKAALYTSILAVIILLFNPKYLNVYHLTISFLNPFISTVLILGLLPYIEYFTRIYSNIGLSELANMNHPLLKKLSIQAPGTYYHSIMVATLAEAAAERIGINSTFTRVASYFHDIGKIIRPYFFVENLPEDAENPHDKVSPFLSHIILEDHIKSGIELARKYRLPLRIEFIIPQHHGTRVQKYFYHKAKKIEPDTSEDAFKYPGPKPQFKEAGIIMLADSVEAALKSIKSSSYQSIKEVVEKIVSGIYNERQLDESGLNLKELELIVEEFIKVIVNITKVRVEYPKEDIQKVVQIDDIQ
- a CDS encoding DMT family transporter; the protein is MSFLWISLRILLLSFERITGKKIVENQSVITASWGFFSFSLLTLLPFLNKVNLDIIKVSFISGTIYFFSFFLYMYALSNEDVSVVAPLYNINAIFLIFVAFIFLSEKVTVNKLLGSIMMVYGVSYLKKSGSFMKSYVNILKSKGAFAMIISSMLIAVGRTVDGFLTIHRYYDPIGYSIGVYLTMTLYFFIASFIKEKSIKNYVVFIKNKWMYLIGGGFCNAYAYIFLLKAFKYIDVSIAEPLSMVSALVSIIFVYIFFKEKIKLRFIGTVFLILGAFVIYRKVV
- the meaB gene encoding methylmalonyl Co-A mutase-associated GTPase MeaB, with the translated sequence MKDIIEKMQNRDIRALAKLISYVENNPHDRFVDSLPSTGAKIIGFTGSPGTGKSTLVNKVISYLRKEKYSVGVIAIDPTSPFSGGSFLGDRIRMKTHFLDEKVFIRSMGSGSSLGGLNESIFDVIKLMDAFGFDYVLVETVGAGQSEIDIVYVSDVVVLVLSPGSGDDIQFLKSGIMEIGDIYVINKADLEGADYLKARLEATFSLSNIKKPIIKTIATSGIGVDDLVENIQKVLEQFYKNGEIRKRNERRLKKHAEAILIRKIQECVDNVKKVESVEGIINEVLKNICNK
- a CDS encoding DUF554 domain-containing protein is translated as MNAIAVVIGSTIGILLKRGLPERIKKILFYAVGLSTVGLGITMILKVNNFLIVLGSMALGGIIGEIIDIENFLRKVGNSIKEGDFSTGFVASSLLFLVGPMTIVGSITAGLTGDGSIIYMKSLLDGISSVVLASVYGLGVMLSSLSVLIIQGVIVFSSSKLSFLTQEVYLNDLIAVGGLMVLGIGLKILEIKDTKIGNFLPALFVSPFLVFIVSKF
- the ybeY gene encoding rRNA maturation RNase YbeY — protein: MIYNENFEYDEKFLEIMNEVLKEELKKEVNVGLVFVDRDEIEKLNKEYRRMEGPTDVLTFVYGDEDLYAEVFVCEEIVRENAEKFLSSFEDELLTVLIHAALHVAGYDHEYDTSKSEEMFRKQEYYLRKYKDN